Proteins encoded by one window of Bubalus bubalis isolate 160015118507 breed Murrah chromosome 4, NDDB_SH_1, whole genome shotgun sequence:
- the LOC102412051 gene encoding olfactory receptor 6C65-like, which translates to MKNHTSVNEFILLGLTDDPELNVLIFLFLFCTYILSISGNLTIITLTLVDSHLKTPMYFFLRNFSFLEIAFTTVCIPRFLVSIVTGDMTISYNSCMTQVFFLILLGSTEFFLLTVMSYDRYVAICKPLHYTTIMNSRICNQLVISSWLAGFLIIFPPVIMGLQLDFCDSNIIDHFTCDSSPMLLISCTDTAFLELMAFFLAVFTLMVTLTLVILSYVFIVKTILRIPSAEQRKKAFSTCSSHMIVVSISYGSCIFMYVKTSAKEGVALTKGIAVLNTSVAPMLNPFIYSLRNQQVKQSFKNLVKKCFSSKF; encoded by the coding sequence atgaaaaatcacaCCTCTGTGAATGAGTTCATTCTTCTGGGATTAACAGATGATCCAGAGctaaatgttttgatttttctatttctattttgcacaTACATACTGAGTATAAGTGGAAACTTGACAATTATCACCCTTACTCTGGTAGACTCACACCTCAAAACACCAATGTATTTCTTCCTTAGGAATTTCTCCTTTCTAGAAATCGCATTCACAACAGTTTGTATTCCTAGATTTCTGGTCAGCATTGTAACAGGGGATATGACCATTTCCTATAATTCTTGCATGACTCAAGTGTTTTTCTTGATACTCCTTGGTTCAACAGAATTTTTCCTTTTGACTGTCATGTCCTATGATCGTTATGTGGCTATCTGTAAGCCATTGCATTACACAACAATAATGAATAGCAGAATCTGCAACCAGCTTGTCATTAGTTCTTGGCTGGCTGGGTTTCTCATTATCTTCCCACCTGTGATCATGGGACTTCAATTGGATTTCTGTGATTCCAACATCATTGACCACTTCACCTGTGACTCTTCCCCCATGCTGCTGATCTCCTGCACAGACACAGCCTTCCTAGAGCTCATGGCATTTTTCCTGGCAGTATTCACACTCATGGTAACCCTAACATTAGTGATTCTTTCCTATGTATTCATCGTTAAAACAATTCTGAGGATCCCCTCTGCTGAGCAAAGGAAAAAGGCATTTTCCACTTGCTCCTCACACATGATTGTTGTCTCCATTTCTTATGGAAGTTGCATTTTCATGTATGTCAAAACTTCAGCCAAAGAAGGAGTGGCTTTAACCAAGGGTATAGCAGTGCTTAATACCTCTGTTGCCCCAATGCTAAATCCTTTCATTTACTCCTTAAGGAACCAGCAGGTAAAGCAGTCCTTTAAGAACTTGGTCAAGAAATGCTTCTCAAGTAAATTTTAA